In a genomic window of Mus pahari chromosome 8, PAHARI_EIJ_v1.1, whole genome shotgun sequence:
- the Slitrk5 gene encoding SLIT and NTRK-like protein 5 isoform X1 has protein sequence MYSVRCKKKAGDERTPSSPTPSGGKMHVCCPPVTLEQDLHRKMHSWMLQTLAFAVTSLVLSCAETIDYYGEICDNACPCEEKDGILTVSCENRGIISLSEISPPRFPIYHLLLSGNLLSRLYPNEFVNYTGASILHLGSNVIQDIETGAFHGLRGLRRLHLNNNKLELLRDDTFLGLENLEYLQVDYNYISVIEPNAFGKLHMLQVLILNDNLLSGLPNNLFRFVPLTHLDLRGNRLKLLPYVGLLQHMDKVVELQLEENPWNCSCELISLKDWLDSISYSALVGDVVCETPFRLHGRDLDEVSKQELCPRKLISDYEMRPQTPLSTTGYLHTTPASVNSVATSSSAVYKPPLKPPKGTRQPNKPRVRPTSRQPSKDLGYSNYGPSIAYQTKSPVPLECPTACTCNLQISDLGLNVNCQERKIESIAELQPKPYNPKKMYLTENYITVVRRTDFLEATGLDLLHLGNNRISMIQDRAFGDLGNLRRLYLNGNRIERLSPELFYGLQSLQYLFLQYNLIREIQSGTFDPVPNLQLLFLNNNQLQAMPSGVFSGLTLLRLNLRSNSFTSLPVSGVLDQLTSLIQIDLHDNPWDCTCDVVGMKLWIEQLKVGVLVDEVICKAPKKFAETYMRSIKSELLCPDYSDVVVSTPTPSSIQVPSRTNAATPAVRLNSTGTPAGLGAGTGASSVPLSVLILSLLLVFIMSVFVAAGLFVLVMKRRKKNQSDHTSTNNSDVSSFNMQYSVYGGGGGGGGGHPHTHVHHRGPALPKVKTPAGHVYEYIPHPLGHMCKNPIYRSREGNSVEDYKDLHELKVTYSSNHHLQQQQPPPPQQPQQQPPPQLQLQPGEEERRESHHLRSPAYSVSTIEPREDLLSPVQDADRFYRGILEPDKHCSTTPAGSSLPEYPKFPCSPAAYTFSPNYDLRRPHQYLHPGAGESRLREPVLYSPPGAVFVEPNRNEYLELKAKLNVEPDYLEVLEKQTTFSQF, from the exons ATGTACAGTGTGCGCTGCAAGAAGAAGGCGGGCGATGAACGCACACCCTCGAGCCCCACTCCTTCTG GAGGTAAAATGCACGTTTGCTGCCCCCCAGTAACTTTGGAACAGGACCTTCACAGAAAAATGCATAGCTGGATGCTGCAGACTCTAGCATTTGCTGTAACATCTCTCGTCCTTTCCTGTGCAGAAACCATCGATTATTATGGGGAAATCTGTGACAATGCATGTCCTTGTGAGGAAAAGGACGGCATTTTAACTGTGAGCTGTGAAAACCGGGGCATCATCAGTCTCTCTGAAATTAGTCCTCCCCGTTTCCCAATCTATCACCTCTTGTTGTCTGGAAACCTTCTGAGTCGCCTCTATCCCAATGAGTTTGTTAATTACACAGGGGCTTCAATTTTACATCTGGGTAGCAATGTTATCCAAGACATTGAGACTGGGGCTTTCCATGGGCTGAGGGGTTTGAGGCGACTACATCTAAACAATAATAAATTGGAACTTCTGCGAGATGATACCTTTCTTGGCTTGGAGAACTTAGAATACCTGCAGGTCGATTACAATTACATCAGTGTCATTGAACCCAATGCTTTTGGGAAACTGCACATGTTGCAGGTGCTTATCCTCAATGATAATCTCTTGTCAGGTTTACCCAACAATCTTTTCCGTTTTGTGCCCTTAACGCACTTGGACTTGCGGGGGAACAGGCTGAAACTTTTGCCCTATGTGGGGCTGTTGCAACACATGGATAAAGTTGTGGAATTACAGCTGGAGGAAAACCCCTGGAATTGCTCTTGTGAACTAATTTCTCTCAAGGATTGGTTGGACAGCATCTCCTACTCAGCCCTTGTGGGTGATGTAGTCTGTGAGACCCCCTTCCGTCTACACGGCAGGGATTTGGATGAAGTATCTAAGCAGGAACTTTGTCCAAGGAAACTCATTTCTGACTACGAGATGAGGCCACAGACTCCTTTAAGCACCACGGGGTATCTACATACCACCCCAGCTTCTGTAAACTCTGTGGCCACTTCTTCCTCTGCTGTTTACAAACCCCCCTTGAAGCCTCCTAAGGGGACCCGCCAGCCCAACAAACCCAGAGTGCGCCCCACTTCTAGGCAGCCCTCTAAAGACTTGGGCTACAGTAACTATGGCCCCAGCATAGCCTACCAGACCAAATCCCCGGTGCCTTTGGAGTGTCCTACAGCATGTACTTGCAACCTGCAAATCTCTGATCTGGGTCTCAATGTCAACTGCCAAGAGCGCAAGATCGAGAGCATCGCGGAGCTGCAGCCCAAGCCCTACAATCCCAAGAAAATGTACCTGACAGAGAACTATATCACTGTTGTGCGCAGAACAGACTTCCTGGAAGCCACCGGGCTAGACCTCCTGCACCTGGGTAACAATCGCATCTCCATGATCCAGGACCGGGCCTTTGGGGATCTAGGCAACCTGAGACGCCTCTATCTGAATGGCAACAGGATTGAGAGGCTGAGCCCAGAATTATTCTATGGCCTGCAGAGCCTGCAGTATCTCTTCCTCCAGTACAATCTCATCCGTGAGATCCAGTCTGGGACTTTTGATCCAGTCCCAAACCTCCAGCTGCTGTTCTTGAATAACAACCAACTGCAGGCCATGCCTTCAGGTGTCTTCTCTGGCCTGACACTTCTCAGGCTGAACCTGAGGAGTAACAGCTTCACCTCCTTGCCAGTGAGTGGAGTTTTGGATCAGCTGACTTCCCTCATTCAAATAGATCTACATGACAACCCTTGGGATTGTACCTGCGATGTGGTGGGCATGAAGCTGTGGATTGAGCAGCTCAAAGTGGGGGTGTTAGTGGATGAAGTGATCTGTAAGGCGCCCAAGAAATTCGCAGAGACCTACATGCGCTCCATCAAGTCTGAACTGCTATGCCCAGACTACTCTGATGTAGTGGTTTCCACGCCCACGCCCTCTTCCATCCAGGTACCATCCAGGACGAATGCAGCGACTCCAGCTGTGAGGTTGAATAGCACTGGGACCCCCGCAGGCTTAGGGGCTGGGACAGGGGCTTCCTCTGTGCCCTTATCCGTGTTGATCCTCAGTCTACTGCTGGTTTTCATCATGTCCGTCTTTGTGGCAGCAGGCCTTTTCGTGCTGGTCATGAAGCGGAGGAAAAAGAATCAGAGCGACCACACCAGTACCAACAACTCCGACGTGAGCTCTTTCAACATGCAGTACAGCGTGTATGGGGGTGGAGGCGGCGGCGGGGGTggccacccacacacacacgtgcaccatCGCGGGCCTGCGCTGCCCAAGGTGAAGACTCCCGCGGGCCACGTGTATGAATACATCCCTCACCCCCTGGGCCACATGTGCAAGAACCCCATCTACCGGTCTCGAGAAGGCAATTCCGTGGAGGATTACAAAGACCTGCACGAGCTCAAGGTCACTTACAGCAGCAACCAccacctgcagcagcagcagccgccgccgccgcaacAGCCCCAGCAGCAGCCCCCTccgcagctgcagctgcagcctggggaggaggagaggcgGGAAAGCCACCATTTGAGGAGCCCCGCCTACAGCGTCAGCACCATCGAGCCCCGAGAGGACCTACTGTCACCAGTACAGGACGCTGATCGCTTTTACAGAGGCATTTTAGAGCCAGACAAACACTGCTCCACTACCCCTGCGGGCAGCAGCCTACCGGAATACCCTAAGTTCCCATGCAGCCCGGCTGCTTACACTTTCTCCCCAAACTATGACCTGCGACGCCCCCATCAGTATTTGCACCCGGGTGCAGGGGAGAGCAGGCTGCGGGAACCGGTGCTCTACAGCCCTCCGGGTGCTGTCTTTGTAGAACCGAACCGGAACGAGTACCTGGAGTTAAAAGCAAAACTCAATGTTGAGCCGGACTACCTCGAAGTGCTGGAAAAACAGACCACATTTAGTCAgttctaa
- the Slitrk5 gene encoding SLIT and NTRK-like protein 5 isoform X2 yields MHVCCPPVTLEQDLHRKMHSWMLQTLAFAVTSLVLSCAETIDYYGEICDNACPCEEKDGILTVSCENRGIISLSEISPPRFPIYHLLLSGNLLSRLYPNEFVNYTGASILHLGSNVIQDIETGAFHGLRGLRRLHLNNNKLELLRDDTFLGLENLEYLQVDYNYISVIEPNAFGKLHMLQVLILNDNLLSGLPNNLFRFVPLTHLDLRGNRLKLLPYVGLLQHMDKVVELQLEENPWNCSCELISLKDWLDSISYSALVGDVVCETPFRLHGRDLDEVSKQELCPRKLISDYEMRPQTPLSTTGYLHTTPASVNSVATSSSAVYKPPLKPPKGTRQPNKPRVRPTSRQPSKDLGYSNYGPSIAYQTKSPVPLECPTACTCNLQISDLGLNVNCQERKIESIAELQPKPYNPKKMYLTENYITVVRRTDFLEATGLDLLHLGNNRISMIQDRAFGDLGNLRRLYLNGNRIERLSPELFYGLQSLQYLFLQYNLIREIQSGTFDPVPNLQLLFLNNNQLQAMPSGVFSGLTLLRLNLRSNSFTSLPVSGVLDQLTSLIQIDLHDNPWDCTCDVVGMKLWIEQLKVGVLVDEVICKAPKKFAETYMRSIKSELLCPDYSDVVVSTPTPSSIQVPSRTNAATPAVRLNSTGTPAGLGAGTGASSVPLSVLILSLLLVFIMSVFVAAGLFVLVMKRRKKNQSDHTSTNNSDVSSFNMQYSVYGGGGGGGGGHPHTHVHHRGPALPKVKTPAGHVYEYIPHPLGHMCKNPIYRSREGNSVEDYKDLHELKVTYSSNHHLQQQQPPPPQQPQQQPPPQLQLQPGEEERRESHHLRSPAYSVSTIEPREDLLSPVQDADRFYRGILEPDKHCSTTPAGSSLPEYPKFPCSPAAYTFSPNYDLRRPHQYLHPGAGESRLREPVLYSPPGAVFVEPNRNEYLELKAKLNVEPDYLEVLEKQTTFSQF; encoded by the coding sequence ATGCACGTTTGCTGCCCCCCAGTAACTTTGGAACAGGACCTTCACAGAAAAATGCATAGCTGGATGCTGCAGACTCTAGCATTTGCTGTAACATCTCTCGTCCTTTCCTGTGCAGAAACCATCGATTATTATGGGGAAATCTGTGACAATGCATGTCCTTGTGAGGAAAAGGACGGCATTTTAACTGTGAGCTGTGAAAACCGGGGCATCATCAGTCTCTCTGAAATTAGTCCTCCCCGTTTCCCAATCTATCACCTCTTGTTGTCTGGAAACCTTCTGAGTCGCCTCTATCCCAATGAGTTTGTTAATTACACAGGGGCTTCAATTTTACATCTGGGTAGCAATGTTATCCAAGACATTGAGACTGGGGCTTTCCATGGGCTGAGGGGTTTGAGGCGACTACATCTAAACAATAATAAATTGGAACTTCTGCGAGATGATACCTTTCTTGGCTTGGAGAACTTAGAATACCTGCAGGTCGATTACAATTACATCAGTGTCATTGAACCCAATGCTTTTGGGAAACTGCACATGTTGCAGGTGCTTATCCTCAATGATAATCTCTTGTCAGGTTTACCCAACAATCTTTTCCGTTTTGTGCCCTTAACGCACTTGGACTTGCGGGGGAACAGGCTGAAACTTTTGCCCTATGTGGGGCTGTTGCAACACATGGATAAAGTTGTGGAATTACAGCTGGAGGAAAACCCCTGGAATTGCTCTTGTGAACTAATTTCTCTCAAGGATTGGTTGGACAGCATCTCCTACTCAGCCCTTGTGGGTGATGTAGTCTGTGAGACCCCCTTCCGTCTACACGGCAGGGATTTGGATGAAGTATCTAAGCAGGAACTTTGTCCAAGGAAACTCATTTCTGACTACGAGATGAGGCCACAGACTCCTTTAAGCACCACGGGGTATCTACATACCACCCCAGCTTCTGTAAACTCTGTGGCCACTTCTTCCTCTGCTGTTTACAAACCCCCCTTGAAGCCTCCTAAGGGGACCCGCCAGCCCAACAAACCCAGAGTGCGCCCCACTTCTAGGCAGCCCTCTAAAGACTTGGGCTACAGTAACTATGGCCCCAGCATAGCCTACCAGACCAAATCCCCGGTGCCTTTGGAGTGTCCTACAGCATGTACTTGCAACCTGCAAATCTCTGATCTGGGTCTCAATGTCAACTGCCAAGAGCGCAAGATCGAGAGCATCGCGGAGCTGCAGCCCAAGCCCTACAATCCCAAGAAAATGTACCTGACAGAGAACTATATCACTGTTGTGCGCAGAACAGACTTCCTGGAAGCCACCGGGCTAGACCTCCTGCACCTGGGTAACAATCGCATCTCCATGATCCAGGACCGGGCCTTTGGGGATCTAGGCAACCTGAGACGCCTCTATCTGAATGGCAACAGGATTGAGAGGCTGAGCCCAGAATTATTCTATGGCCTGCAGAGCCTGCAGTATCTCTTCCTCCAGTACAATCTCATCCGTGAGATCCAGTCTGGGACTTTTGATCCAGTCCCAAACCTCCAGCTGCTGTTCTTGAATAACAACCAACTGCAGGCCATGCCTTCAGGTGTCTTCTCTGGCCTGACACTTCTCAGGCTGAACCTGAGGAGTAACAGCTTCACCTCCTTGCCAGTGAGTGGAGTTTTGGATCAGCTGACTTCCCTCATTCAAATAGATCTACATGACAACCCTTGGGATTGTACCTGCGATGTGGTGGGCATGAAGCTGTGGATTGAGCAGCTCAAAGTGGGGGTGTTAGTGGATGAAGTGATCTGTAAGGCGCCCAAGAAATTCGCAGAGACCTACATGCGCTCCATCAAGTCTGAACTGCTATGCCCAGACTACTCTGATGTAGTGGTTTCCACGCCCACGCCCTCTTCCATCCAGGTACCATCCAGGACGAATGCAGCGACTCCAGCTGTGAGGTTGAATAGCACTGGGACCCCCGCAGGCTTAGGGGCTGGGACAGGGGCTTCCTCTGTGCCCTTATCCGTGTTGATCCTCAGTCTACTGCTGGTTTTCATCATGTCCGTCTTTGTGGCAGCAGGCCTTTTCGTGCTGGTCATGAAGCGGAGGAAAAAGAATCAGAGCGACCACACCAGTACCAACAACTCCGACGTGAGCTCTTTCAACATGCAGTACAGCGTGTATGGGGGTGGAGGCGGCGGCGGGGGTggccacccacacacacacgtgcaccatCGCGGGCCTGCGCTGCCCAAGGTGAAGACTCCCGCGGGCCACGTGTATGAATACATCCCTCACCCCCTGGGCCACATGTGCAAGAACCCCATCTACCGGTCTCGAGAAGGCAATTCCGTGGAGGATTACAAAGACCTGCACGAGCTCAAGGTCACTTACAGCAGCAACCAccacctgcagcagcagcagccgccgccgccgcaacAGCCCCAGCAGCAGCCCCCTccgcagctgcagctgcagcctggggaggaggagaggcgGGAAAGCCACCATTTGAGGAGCCCCGCCTACAGCGTCAGCACCATCGAGCCCCGAGAGGACCTACTGTCACCAGTACAGGACGCTGATCGCTTTTACAGAGGCATTTTAGAGCCAGACAAACACTGCTCCACTACCCCTGCGGGCAGCAGCCTACCGGAATACCCTAAGTTCCCATGCAGCCCGGCTGCTTACACTTTCTCCCCAAACTATGACCTGCGACGCCCCCATCAGTATTTGCACCCGGGTGCAGGGGAGAGCAGGCTGCGGGAACCGGTGCTCTACAGCCCTCCGGGTGCTGTCTTTGTAGAACCGAACCGGAACGAGTACCTGGAGTTAAAAGCAAAACTCAATGTTGAGCCGGACTACCTCGAAGTGCTGGAAAAACAGACCACATTTAGTCAgttctaa